The Gaiellales bacterium DNA segment CCAGCGCGAGCGCGGCCGGCGCCGGCATGGGCTCGCCGGCGACCAGCTCGATCGGGTCGAGCTCGGGCAGCAGCTCACGCCGGAACAGTCCGCGCGCGACCCGCCGCTCTGCCGCCGTGCAGCGCGCGATCCGGTCGACGTCGACGACCTCGTCGCGGAGCCTCGGGCAGAGCGTCTCGAGCCACAGCCGGTCCTGGTCGGCCTGCAGCCGCACGACGCGCTCGCGGATGGCGGCCAGCGCCTCCGCGCTGGTCGCGCCGTCCGGCGCGCGCAGGGGCGCCCCGGTGCGGCGCTGGGCGACGAGGCGGGCGACCCGGACGGCGAAGAACTCGTCGAGGTTCGACGACACGATTCCGCACAGGCGCACCCGGTCGAGCAGCGGCAGCCGCGCGTCGGCCGCGAGGTCGAGCACCCGGGCATCGAAATCCACCCAGGACGTCTCCCGGTTCTCGAGTTGCCGCTCGCACGCGGCAGCTGCCACTGACACCCCTCCCACGCGAATCACCGTCGGTACATATCCCGCGCGCGAGACACGAGCGCATCATGCGGGGAGGGTGAACGCCGTCATAGAGCGGTCGGCACGGGTTCAGCGGCGGCGGGCGGCCCGGGCCAGCCGCGGCGTGTTGCGACCGAGCGCATAGGCCACGCTCGCGCTCCGGCCCACGGTGCGGGCGAACGCGACGCCCGTCCGCGCCTGCGTCCCCGTCGCGGCGACATTGAGGGCCAGCGACTGGCGCAGCATGACGACCGCGCGGCCGACCTCGCCGACGGCAGGGACGCGCTCGAGCTGGCCCGACACGAGGCTTGCCCCGCCGAGCATGGTCGCGAGCATCGAGCGCAGTGCGTCGAAGGTGTCCCGATCGAGGGTGTCCCCGCCCGCGTCCGAACGCCGGCTCGGATCGATCATCGCGGATCCAGGACGATCAGTCGGCACTCGGAGGGCCGCACCTCGACGATGTCGTCGCGGGCGACCATCACCCGGCGCGACCGCAGGCCGCCCGTGCGCACGGCCACGACCTCGGTTCCCTCCATCGCGTCCTCGGCGGCGACGCACTCGACCACCCCGAGCCGGCGCCGGTGCGAGTCCACGCGGAACCCCTCGCAGTGGCGCACCCAGTACTCGGTGTCCTCCGGCAGCGGCGAGAACGGCCCCTGCCCACTCGTGCCCGGCTCGCGCCACGTCAGCGACATGAGCATCGACTTCGGTAGCACTCCCTCCCCTTTCGGTCACCCACGCCGAGCTACGGTGGCTGCGGATATCGGTAACCGCATCATCCAAGCGGGATGAACCGCCGATCCCGCTAGCGCTGCGAGCGAGGCCGCCGCTCGGCGCCGACACGCGAGACGATCAGGCTCACGGCGGTGACCAGGTAGAGGCTCCCGGCGATGGTCTCGAACACCGCGAGGAGCCGGCCGACCGCCGTGGCCGGCGTGAGGTCGCCGTACCCCAGCGTGGCCAGGGTGACGTAGCTGAAGTAGACGTACTGGGAGAGGCTCGCCGTTCGCACCTGGGCGAAGTACGCATCGCCCGAGATCCGGGCGGAGAGGTTCGCTGCCAGTGCGAACGCCAGCCCGACGATCAGGTAGATCGCGATCGCGCCGAACACCGCCTGGATGGTCACGGTGCGGGCGTCGCGCAGCGCCGACACGATCGCGACCGGGACGGCGACGACGAGGAGCGTCGTCATACCCAGCCCGGCGGTCGCGGCGGTGTCGCCGAAGGCGAGGATCATCAGGACCGAGGTGGCCGCCATCAGGGCCACGATGACGGAGATGCGCACCACCCAGCGCGTCGGCACCCGGGCGGTCGTCACGGCGACCAGCAGCACGCAGCCGATTGAGATGGAGAGAACCGCGTTGGCGCCGGGCCCGCGCGGCAGCAGGATCATCAGGGCGATGACGGCGAAGAGCAGCGCGCACACGAGCGCCAGCCGGGGCGCGGACGCGGGCGGCTCGGCCGGGTCGACCGCGCCGAAGCCGGGCTGGCCCCCGGCAACCCCTCCAGGCGCCGCGGATCGCACCGGCGACCCGCTAGCGGCTCACGACCAGCGCCGGCGCGACCTGCGGTCCATGGCCCAGGCCGCCGCCGCAGCCAGCGCGACGAACGCGATGATCGCCCCGATCAGCCCCCACGCGGCCCACGCGAACCCGAACAGCGCGAACGCGAGGATCGCCCCGAGGCCACAGGCGATCGCGGCCAGGACGAGGCCGATCCAGAACTTCGCGCCGAGGCGTTCGCGATCCATGCTGTCGGGGTTCGTCGAGCTCATCGGCCCATGCTCGCGGGTGCTCTCGCGGCTGGTATCGCCCAAACGGGATGACGGTGCGAAACCTGGGCCGGAGACGTGGCGCCGGGCCCACCGGGGAGCGCACACGGCCGCGACGGGTAGGCCCGCCGCGGCAGGGTGACGCCGAGCGCGACCAGCATCCGCTCGACCGCGGCCCCGGGCCACAGCTCGAGGTGGACCCGTTCGGCCGTGCAGCGCCGGATCGTCGCCGCGATCAGCCGGGCGCCGGCAGCGTCGGCCGAGGTGACGTCCTCGAGATCGATGTAGACCAGCACGCTCGGCCGCGCGAGCGCCGCATCGATCGCCATCCGCAGCCGCGGCACGCCGCGGATGTCGAGCGTCCCGCGGCATATGAGGCTCGTGGCCCGGTCGGTCTGCTCGGCGTCGAGCTCGAGGCCGCGCGGGATCTGCGCCGCGCTCATCCGGGGACGACCGTCAGGGTGAGCTCCTCACGGCCGACGATCCGCACCGTCGCGCCGACCGCGGCGCCGTCCTCGCACTGCGCTTCCCACAGCTCCCCGTGCACGCGCACCTGGCCGCGAGGGCGGCACTCGACGACGACGTCGGCGGTCTGCCCGACGAGCGTCTCGACTCCCGTCTTCGGCCGCCAGCGGCGGGCCAGCCGGCGCCCCCACACGATCTCTCCGACCTCGCCGACCACGCCGAGCACCAGCACGATGATGTCGGCCGGATGCGGCAGCACGAGAGCGAGGATGATGGCGAGCGTCAGGACCATGTGCGCGCGCGGCCGCTCACGGCGGCTTGCGGCCGTCGCCGAGCTCCTCGAGCGCCGCCGCGACGTCGTAGCCGAGCGCGAGCGCGAGCTTCGGGGCGGCCGAGACGACCCGTGCGGTGCCCACGGCCGGCATCGCCGCGATCAGCGTCCCGACGATCTCGTCCCGGCTCGCGTTGCACTGGAGCGCCACGTCGATCAGGCGCATGTAGGAGGGCGGCGCAGGATCGATCGCGACCATCGCGCCGAGCTGGACGAGGGCGTGGGTCTTGCGGTCGAAGCCCGACGCCTCGACGTTCTTCTGGTCGTCCGCGAGCGACTCGACGTACGCGTCGTCGCGGATCGAGAGCCTTCGCAGCGTGTCGGTGTAATCGTCCACAGCGCTACCCACGATTGCAGGCGTTCCGGGTCGCCGGCGCATCGCCCCTTGCGGGTGAAGCGACAGACCCGTACGGCTACGCGATTGCGCTGAGGCCGCCGGCGCCCGCGGGCGCAGCGGGGTCGACGAGGCCGATCTCGGCCGCGCGGTCGATGGCGGCGCTGCGGTTCGAGACGCCCAGCTTGCGGTAGACGGAGATCGCCTGCGTCTTGATCGTGTTGCGGGAGACGAACAGGCGCTCGCCGATCTCGCGGAACGACAGGTGAGTGGCGAGCAGCGGGAGCAATCGCAGCTCGGCGGCCGTCAGGCCCGATCCGGTGAAGTCCCCCACTTCGCGGGTCGACGCGATCTCGTCCCGGAGGGCGTTGGCCTGGCGCTCGAGCAGCCCGAGGTGCGGGTGACGGCCCAGGATCTCGACGGCCTGGTCGAGGTGGCCGCCGGCCCCCTCGGCGTCGCGCAGCGTCAGGTGCGCCCGGGCGAGCTCCATGCGGGTCTGCACCGCGAACCACGGCAGCGCGTCGCCCAGCTCCTCGGTGAGCCGCTCGGCGGCGCTCAGGTCTGCACGGGCCTGGTCCCAGCGGCACCGGCGCAGGCCGGCGCGGGCCGCGGCCGCCAGCTCGGCGGCGCTGGTCGCATAGGTGTCCAGCCGATCCTCGTAGACGAGCTCCCGCCCCTCCTCCGCGAGCGTCTCGGCCGTGCCGTGATCGCCGCAGGCCGATGCCAGCATCGCCCGTTCGCCGATGGCGATGATCTGGACGTCGGTCGCGCCGGCCCAGCCGGCCGCGCGAGCCGCGTCGGCGAGGACGACGTCCGCTTCGTCGATCTCGCCGAGCAGGGTCAGCGCCGCTCCGCGGAGGAGGAGCGCGATCGGATACCAGCGGCTGTCGGTCGGCAGGTCGGCCAGCGCCGACTCCGCATCGGCCAGCATGCGGTCGGCGCCGTGGCTGCACATGGCCGCCCGCACGACGGCCGTCCACGGCCGCGCCGAGAGGCAGCCGTCCGGCATCTCGGCGTCGGGTGTGCCGCCCTCGGCCGCCCGCAGCCACTGGTGCGCCTCCTCGGAACTTCCGCGCACCGCGTGCACCCACGCGCCCAGGGTGGCGACCCCGGGGTACCGGTCGAGCTCGTCCCGGCCGGGGAACCCGTCCAGCCACTGCTCGACCGAGCCGGCCCGGCCGCTGCTCACGGCCGGAAGGGCGACCGATCCCAGGATCCGTGCCACCCGGTCGACGTCGCCGGCGGCGGCCGCGGGGTCGAGCGCGGCCTCCATGTCGCCGTGCGCCTCGAACCAGTCCGCCGCCCGCTCGTTCAGCTCGGGGATCCGCTCCGCCTCGATGTCCTCCAGCTCCCGCAGCAGGACATCGCGGAACAGGTGGTGGTACCGGTACCACTTCCCCGAAGCGTCCAGCGGGACGACGAAGAGGTTCGACCGGTCGATGGCGCGCAGCCGCCTCCCCGAACCGGAGGTCTCGAGCACGGCGTCGCAGAGCGGCCCGGACATGCGGCTGAGAACCGCCGAGCGGCGCAGGAACGTCAGCGTCTCCGCGTCGAGGTCGGCGAGGTGCTCGCCACGGACGTAGTCCGCGAGGTAGCGGTCGTCGCCGGCCAGCTCGAGCGGCTCCCCCAGACGCTGGTTGGGCCGCTGCATGCAGCGAGCGGCGAGCACGAGGCCGGCGGGCCATCCCTCGGTCTGCTCGACGAGGTAGCGCACCTCGTCGTCGCTGGGATCGACTCCCGCACCGCGGAGCAGGAGCGTCGCCTCCCGCCGGCTGAGGGCGAGCGCATCGGCTTCGATCTCGAGCACGCGGCCGTTCGCGCGCATGCGCCCGATCGGGAGCGCGGGCGCATTACGACCTGCGAGCGCCAGAATTGACCCCTCGGGAATGTGCGCGGCGAGCGTCTCGACTGCGTCGAGCGCCTCGCGCTCGTGGAGACGGTCGGCGCGGTCCAGGACCATGACGAACGCGTCCCGGCCGGCTTCGATCGCCGCGACCAGCCGCGGAAGCGCCCGTGCCCACACCGAGGCGCCCGGCGTCCCGAGCGCCTCGAGCAGGGACGGCGGCAGGGGCCGGGCGCCGCCCAGCGCCACGGCAAGGTGCCGCACCAGGACGAGCGGGTCGTTGTCGCGCTCGTCGATCGTGACCCACGCTGCGGGCCGCTCGTCACGGGCCGCCCACTGCGCAAGCAGGGTCGTCTTGCCGTATCCCGCAGGCGCCGCGACGAGCACCACCGGAGTGGTGGTCGTCGTGCGCAGCCGGTTCACCAGACCGACGCGCGAAACGCTGCCCTCGGGCACCGCCGGGACGCGCACCTTGGAATCGATCACGTCGAACGGCGGCGGCGCCGGGCTGGTCTGCTCAGCCGGGGCGACCGCCGCCAGCTCCACCGCACGCGAAACGCGGCGACGAGTCGACGATCTTGCGCCGGAGTCGGCGCCGGTTGGCCTCACCGCGGAAATACGCCCTCCCCAGGTTTCCGTATCCGCATGCGTGCCCCGATCTATTCCAGGGCAGCTTCGCACGATACGCGCGTCCGGCCGTCCGGTATAGGCCGGAAAACACCACAGAGGCGTTGGGAAAGCACCACAGTCGGGAGGCCGATTCCCGGAACCCGTCAGGTTGGCCGGAAGGGTGGCACCGCTCGCGGGGACGGGATATGTTTGCCGCAACCGACGGTCGTATTTCGACCATCGCTCGGGTCGGGAGGGGGCCGGGACGACGGCTATCGCGGTAGGCGGGGAAGGCAGCCCGGGGCGGTGTACGTGACCGCCCTTCGCATCGTGCTGGGCGAGGACAGCTACCTGGCCCGCGAGGGCATCATGCGCGCCCTCGAGGAGCTCGAGGAGGTCGACGTCGTCGCCACATGCGCCGATCTCGACGATCTGCGTACGACGATCGACGCCGTGCAGCCGGACGTCGTCCTGACCGACATCCGCATGCCCCCGACGAACACCGACGAGGGCATCCGGCTCGCGCGCGAGCTGCGCCAGTCGCACCCCGGCATCGGCGTCGTCGTGCTCAGCCAGCACGCCGAGCCGCTCTACGCCGTGGCGCTGCTCGAGGGCGGATCCGACCGGCGCGCCTACCTGCTGAAGGAACGGCTCAAGGACGAGGGCGAGCTCGCCCGCGCGCTCCACGAGGTCGCAGAGGGCGGCTCCGTCGTCGACCCCCACATCGTCGAGCGGCTCGTCGGCGCCCAGTCCGGCAGCGCCGGCTCGCGGGTCGACAAGCTGACGCCGAGGGAGCGCGAGATCCTGGGGATGATCGCCGAGGGCCGCAGCAACGCCGCGATCGCGCGGTCCCTCTTCATCACGACCCGCGCGGTCGAGCGGCACATCAACGCGATCTTCAGCAGGCTCGAGCTGGCGGAGTCCGCCGAGGCCAACCGGCGCGTCCAGGCCGTGCTCGTCTATCTCGCCGGCCTGAAGGCGATGTAGCGCGAACTGCTACGACCAGTCGTCCATCGCGCCGACCGTGAGGCCGTACAGGACGCACAGGTTGACGATGATCCCGATCATCGCGCCGAAGGGTGCGCCGAAGATCATCAGGAACCAGATCACGATTCCGATCACGGCCAGGACGACGCCGACCTGATAGCCGATCAGGCGGCGCCCGAAGACCGCGACTCCGGCCCCGATCTGGACGGCGCCGGCGATCAGGAACACCACACCCCAGAACGTGAAGTTCGCGAAGTCGAGCTGGTTCGCGACGAAGTGCTTGTGGTCGAGCAGCGTGAATCCATGGATGACGTTCATCGCCCCCGCCAGGATGAGCAGGATGGCGGCGAAGCGCACCCAGCCCGACATGGGGCTCGAGATCCGGCCCGGGGTTGTACCTATGGCAGCCTGCGCGTTCATCGTGTCCTCCCTCGGTCGGGGCCGAGCGTAGGGCGGACGGGCGCGGTCCCCCTCATGCCGGGCGGATGAAACGGCGCGGCGCCACGGTCGTCCGATCGGGACGATGCGTCCCGCCGCGGCGGGCGCGAGCGTCCCAGGTCTGATGACCGACGGCCCGTCCACGACCGCCCGGGCCAGCGAGCCTGCCTACGGCGCCCCGCTGCGCTGGGAGCCGGACCGCCCGCGCCTGACGGTTGTCGGGGTGCTCGTCTCGTGGCTGACGGCCGCCGCATCGCTGCTCGTCGCCGCCTACCTGGTCCCGGGGGTCACGATCCCGTCGGCCGCCGGGGCGCTCGTGACCGCGGCCGTCGTGGCGGTGCTGAACGCGGTGCTCCCGCCGGTGGTCGCAGCACTGCGGCTGCCCTTCACGCTCGCGCTCGACTTCATCCTGATCCTGTTCCTGGACGCGTTCATGATCCGGGCGGCCGCGGCGATCGACCATCGCGCGATCCAGCTCGACTCCTACGGCCAGGCGTTCGCCGTCGCGCTGCTCGCGTCGGCCGCAGGCGTCGTGATCGGCGTCCTCACCGGCACGAACGACGACGTCCACCTGCTGCGCACGATCCGCCGGGTCTCGCGGCGGCAGGGCCACGTCGCGGAGACCGACGTGCCCGGCATCGTGTACCTCGAGATCGACGGTCTCGCCTATCCCGTGCTGAAGCGGGCGATGCGCGACGGCCACGCGCCGCAGCTGGCCCGCTGGCTCGGCGACGGCACGCACACGCTGCTCGAGTGGGAGACCGACTTCTCGTCGCAGACGGGCGCCAGCCAGGCCGGCATCCTGCTCGGCTCGAACGACGACATCCCCGCGTTCCGGTGGGTGGAGAAGGAGACGGGCAAGGTCATGACGTGCTCGGCCCCGGCCGATTGCGCCGAGATCGAGCGCCGCCGCGCCACCGGCCGCGGCCTGCTCGTCGACGGCGGCGGCAGCCGTGGCAACCTGCTCTCGGGC contains these protein-coding regions:
- a CDS encoding potassium channel family protein, with product MRSAAPGGVAGGQPGFGAVDPAEPPASAPRLALVCALLFAVIALMILLPRGPGANAVLSISIGCVLLVAVTTARVPTRWVVRISVIVALMAATSVLMILAFGDTAATAGLGMTTLLVVAVPVAIVSALRDARTVTIQAVFGAIAIYLIVGLAFALAANLSARISGDAYFAQVRTASLSQYVYFSYVTLATLGYGDLTPATAVGRLLAVFETIAGSLYLVTAVSLIVSRVGAERRPRSQR
- a CDS encoding STAS domain-containing protein → MSAAQIPRGLELDAEQTDRATSLICRGTLDIRGVPRLRMAIDAALARPSVLVYIDLEDVTSADAAGARLIAATIRRCTAERVHLELWPGAAVERMLVALGVTLPRRAYPSRPCALPGGPGATSPAQVSHRHPVWAIPAARAPASMGR
- a CDS encoding NfeD family protein; this encodes MVLTLAIILALVLPHPADIIVLVLGVVGEVGEIVWGRRLARRWRPKTGVETLVGQTADVVVECRPRGQVRVHGELWEAQCEDGAAVGATVRIVGREELTLTVVPG
- a CDS encoding LuxR C-terminal-related transcriptional regulator — translated: MELAAVAPAEQTSPAPPPFDVIDSKVRVPAVPEGSVSRVGLVNRLRTTTTTPVVLVAAPAGYGKTTLLAQWAARDERPAAWVTIDERDNDPLVLVRHLAVALGGARPLPPSLLEALGTPGASVWARALPRLVAAIEAGRDAFVMVLDRADRLHEREALDAVETLAAHIPEGSILALAGRNAPALPIGRMRANGRVLEIEADALALSRREATLLLRGAGVDPSDDEVRYLVEQTEGWPAGLVLAARCMQRPNQRLGEPLELAGDDRYLADYVRGEHLADLDAETLTFLRRSAVLSRMSGPLCDAVLETSGSGRRLRAIDRSNLFVVPLDASGKWYRYHHLFRDVLLRELEDIEAERIPELNERAADWFEAHGDMEAALDPAAAAGDVDRVARILGSVALPAVSSGRAGSVEQWLDGFPGRDELDRYPGVATLGAWVHAVRGSSEEAHQWLRAAEGGTPDAEMPDGCLSARPWTAVVRAAMCSHGADRMLADAESALADLPTDSRWYPIALLLRGAALTLLGEIDEADVVLADAARAAGWAGATDVQIIAIGERAMLASACGDHGTAETLAEEGRELVYEDRLDTYATSAAELAAAARAGLRRCRWDQARADLSAAERLTEELGDALPWFAVQTRMELARAHLTLRDAEGAGGHLDQAVEILGRHPHLGLLERQANALRDEIASTREVGDFTGSGLTAAELRLLPLLATHLSFREIGERLFVSRNTIKTQAISVYRKLGVSNRSAAIDRAAEIGLVDPAAPAGAGGLSAIA
- a CDS encoding response regulator transcription factor encodes the protein MTALRIVLGEDSYLAREGIMRALEELEEVDVVATCADLDDLRTTIDAVQPDVVLTDIRMPPTNTDEGIRLARELRQSHPGIGVVVLSQHAEPLYAVALLEGGSDRRAYLLKERLKDEGELARALHEVAEGGSVVDPHIVERLVGAQSGSAGSRVDKLTPREREILGMIAEGRSNAAIARSLFITTRAVERHINAIFSRLELAESAEANRRVQAVLVYLAGLKAM